From a region of the Patescibacteria group bacterium genome:
- a CDS encoding NgoFVII family restriction endonuclease: MMSIQILSNLNYPIGNIINQELQNAQSARIAIAFLKYSGIKVIEKSLNQCLDNNGSVEIIAGLDFKTTDPQSMHYLIQLQKSKPNLKFYCYGDKDVNKNNVVFHPKIYLFESKKETTGIVGSTNLTAGGLMTNFEANVIFKENKPLYFSQIEAIYNSVKFTDSVFSPDEEYLSGYSEVYKAFLQNEQNANQDKSVQDVIKNIQQREQFLPGPVPSIKGLIIQIIKEQHIKGIEFVPLQTIYEEVERLVVEKNLVYKMDTFRNSIRGELNTHEDNSNHPSNIHLFVRSKDEKGYYSLTDNGKNYQGR; the protein is encoded by the coding sequence ATTATGTCTATACAAATTTTATCAAATCTAAATTACCCTATCGGCAATATTATCAATCAGGAATTGCAGAATGCGCAATCTGCAAGAATTGCGATTGCTTTTCTAAAATACTCAGGCATAAAAGTAATAGAGAAGTCGCTAAATCAATGTTTAGATAATAATGGAAGTGTTGAAATTATCGCGGGACTGGATTTTAAAACAACTGACCCGCAGTCAATGCATTATTTGATTCAACTCCAAAAATCAAAGCCTAACTTAAAGTTTTATTGCTATGGTGATAAAGATGTTAATAAAAACAATGTAGTATTTCATCCAAAAATTTATTTGTTTGAAAGTAAAAAAGAAACGACTGGTATTGTTGGCAGTACAAATCTAACGGCGGGAGGATTGATGACGAATTTTGAAGCAAACGTAATTTTTAAGGAAAACAAACCGCTTTATTTTTCACAAATTGAAGCAATTTATAATTCAGTAAAATTTACTGACTCTGTATTTTCTCCTGACGAAGAATACCTAAGTGGATATTCTGAAGTCTATAAAGCTTTTCTACAAAATGAGCAAAACGCGAATCAAGACAAAAGTGTTCAAGATGTTATTAAAAATATACAACAACGAGAACAGTTTTTGCCAGGTCCCGTTCCGTCAATTAAAGGCTTGATAATCCAGATTATTAAGGAACAGCATATTAAGGGTATAGAATTTGTACCGCTTCAAACAATCTATGAGGAAGTTGAGAGATTAGTAGTTGAAAAAAATCTAGTATACAAAATGGATACGTTTAGAAATTCTATCCGTGGTGAACTTAATACCCACGAGGATAACAGCAATCACCCAAGCAATATACATCTGTTTGTTCGCTCAAAAGACGAAAAAGGATATTATTCTTTAACTGATAATGGGAAAAATTATCAGGGTAGATAA
- a CDS encoding DNA adenine methylase, with protein RPSYEISAEKIKENYFYIPQVKENHIQLHNRRYIGNKHKLIEWIFSIINKECSGNSFADIFAGTGVVSAVATKHFEKVLLNDFLHSNHVIYRAFFGNEAWDKNKVDNIIKSYNNIYGGDLEDNYFSKNFGGKFFSNNSAKIIGFIRENIEENKNNLTEREYYMLITSLLYTADKIANTVGHFDAYFKKEFVNDSFFMKPIDPIDTQEISIFQEDTNDLAKKIKADVVYIDPPYNSRQYSRFYHVLETLTKWDKPKLHGVALKPDPENMSDYCRVNAKEKFAELVRDIDAQLCYI; from the coding sequence AAGACCATCTTATGAAATAAGCGCTGAAAAAATCAAAGAAAACTATTTTTATATCCCACAAGTGAAAGAAAATCATATTCAATTACATAACCGCAGATATATTGGAAATAAACACAAACTAATTGAATGGATTTTTTCTATCATAAACAAAGAATGTAGTGGAAATTCTTTTGCGGATATTTTTGCGGGGACAGGTGTTGTCTCCGCCGTGGCGACAAAACATTTTGAAAAAGTATTATTAAATGATTTTTTACATTCTAATCACGTAATATATCGTGCCTTTTTCGGAAACGAAGCATGGGACAAGAATAAGGTAGATAATATTATCAAAAGTTATAATAATATTTATGGCGGTGACTTAGAAGATAATTATTTTTCTAAAAACTTTGGCGGTAAATTTTTCAGCAATAATTCAGCTAAAATTATCGGTTTTATCAGAGAAAACATAGAAGAAAACAAAAACAACTTAACAGAACGGGAATATTACATGTTAATTACTTCATTACTTTATACCGCTGATAAAATCGCTAACACGGTTGGGCATTTTGATGCTTATTTCAAAAAAGAATTCGTAAACGACAGCTTTTTTATGAAACCAATCGATCCAATAGACACGCAGGAAATATCAATTTTTCAAGAAGATACTAATGATTTGGCTAAAAAAATAAAAGCGGACGTGGTTTATATCGATCCACCCTATAATTCCAGACAATACAGCAGGTTTTATCATGTACTTGAAACATTAACTAAATGGGATAAGCCAAAACTGCATGGAGTTGCACTAAAGCCAGATCCCGAAAATATGAGCGATTACTGCCGAGTTAATGCCAAAGAAAAATTTGCAGAACTTGTGAGAGATATTGATGCTCAATTATGTTATATTTAA